In Pseudomonas fluorescens, one genomic interval encodes:
- a CDS encoding acyl-CoA thioesterase produces MGWDRATPFTIDLQVGAEDIDGLGHANNAVYVTWLERCAWRHSQRLGLDLVEYRRLDRAMAVVRHEIDYLAAAYEGDELQLATWIVDWDQRLKMTRHFQLIRPSDNATLLRAQTTFVCIELSSGKPKRMPAEFIEGYGPAIQNPETAQI; encoded by the coding sequence ATGGGCTGGGATCGGGCAACGCCGTTCACCATTGATCTGCAAGTAGGCGCCGAGGACATCGACGGGCTGGGCCACGCGAACAACGCGGTGTACGTGACCTGGCTCGAACGCTGCGCCTGGCGCCACTCGCAGCGTCTGGGGCTGGACCTGGTCGAGTACCGGCGCCTGGATCGGGCGATGGCCGTGGTGCGTCACGAAATCGATTACCTGGCGGCTGCCTACGAAGGCGACGAGCTGCAACTGGCGACCTGGATCGTCGATTGGGATCAGCGCCTGAAAATGACCCGGCACTTCCAGCTGATCCGCCCCAGCGACAACGCCACCCTGCTGCGTGCCCAGACCACATTCGTCTGCATCGAACTGTCCAGCGGCAAGCCCAAGCGCATGCCGGCGGAGTTCATCGAGGGTTATGGCCCGGCGATCCAAAATCCAGAAACAGCCCAAATCTAA
- a CDS encoding tRNA dihydrouridine synthase codes for MQIALAPMEGLVDDILRDVLTRVGGIDWCVTEFIRINDQLLTPAYFHKFGPELLNGARTRSGVPLRVQLLGSDPVCLAENAALACELGSEVIDLNFGCPAKTVNKSRGGAVLLKEPELLNSIVEHVRRAVPAHIPVTAKMRLGFDSPDGSLVCATALAEGGAEHIVVHARTKVDGYKPPAHWEWIPRVQDVVKVPVFANGDIWSVEDWRRCREISGVEDIMLGRGLVSRPDLARQIAAARAGEEVVEMTWAELLPLIQDFWLQAKAQMTARQSPGRLKQWLAMLTRNYPEATELFTVLRRETEPDQVSRLLGLPVAAAA; via the coding sequence ATGCAAATTGCCCTGGCGCCCATGGAGGGGTTGGTCGACGACATCCTGCGCGACGTGCTGACCCGCGTTGGCGGCATCGACTGGTGCGTGACCGAATTCATTCGGATCAACGATCAGTTGCTCACCCCGGCCTACTTCCACAAGTTCGGCCCGGAGCTGCTCAACGGCGCCCGCACCCGTTCCGGTGTGCCGTTGCGCGTGCAATTGTTGGGCTCCGATCCGGTGTGCCTGGCGGAAAACGCGGCGCTGGCCTGCGAGCTCGGCTCGGAAGTGATCGACCTTAACTTCGGCTGCCCGGCCAAGACCGTCAACAAATCCCGGGGCGGGGCAGTGCTGCTCAAGGAGCCAGAACTGCTCAACAGCATCGTCGAACACGTGCGTCGCGCCGTGCCGGCGCACATCCCGGTCACCGCGAAAATGCGCCTGGGTTTCGACAGCCCGGACGGCTCGCTGGTCTGCGCCACGGCGCTGGCCGAGGGCGGCGCCGAGCACATCGTGGTGCATGCCCGGACCAAGGTTGATGGCTACAAGCCGCCGGCGCATTGGGAGTGGATTCCGCGGGTGCAGGACGTGGTCAAGGTGCCGGTGTTCGCCAACGGTGATATCTGGAGCGTCGAGGACTGGCGTCGTTGCCGCGAGATCAGCGGCGTCGAAGACATCATGCTCGGACGCGGTCTGGTGTCGCGCCCGGATCTGGCCCGGCAGATCGCTGCCGCGCGCGCCGGTGAAGAAGTGGTCGAGATGACCTGGGCCGAGCTGCTGCCGCTGATTCAGGACTTCTGGCTGCAAGCCAAGGCGCAGATGACCGCACGGCAATCGCCGGGTCGCTTGAAGCAATGGCTGGCGATGCTGACGCGCAATTATCCCGAGGCGACGGAGCTGTTTACCGTGCTGCGCCGCGAGACCGAGCCGGACCAGGTCTCGCGCTTGCTCGGTTTGCCGGTCGCCGCCGCAGCCTGA
- a CDS encoding molecular chaperone HscC — translation MQDATLPRPALLGIDLGTTNSLIAVWQDGQARLIPNALGEVLTPSVVSLDEDDTILVGKAARARLTTHPDRTAAAFKRFMGSDKRIELGNRHFSPEELSALVLGSLKQDAEAFLGYPVSEAVISVPAYFSDEQRKRTLFAAELAGLTVTRLINEPTAAAMAYGLHEQKFERTLIFDLGGGTFDVTVLEYALPLIEVHASTGDNFLGGEDFTAALLQACLKNWQLTPSTIDAQGMASLGDALEQLKCKLGEGTQSLRWQHVDRSFEWSLDETAAVKIWEPLLARLRAPIEQALRDARLKPRDLDSLVLVGGATRMPAVQQMVATLFGRLPYRHLDPDTIVALGAATQAACKARDGAVEELILTDVCPYTLGIATMRGNGIDGAFSPIIERNTIIPTSRVERYHTTHPGQAQIRIAVYQGERPWVRDNILIDAFDVDLTPCDHIQELDVRFSYDINGLLEVDVTLLETGDRHSHSIDRSPTGLDEQARRESHNRLSTLKVHPRDALPNRTLLARLERAWMQSLGTQRERIAEWLHSFTTVLGGQQPSEIASHRSELNKALDQLRL, via the coding sequence ATGCAGGATGCAACCCTTCCCCGCCCAGCCCTGCTGGGCATTGACCTTGGCACCACCAACAGCCTGATCGCCGTCTGGCAGGACGGTCAGGCCCGATTGATCCCCAACGCCCTCGGCGAGGTACTCACCCCGTCAGTGGTCAGCCTCGATGAAGATGACACGATTCTGGTCGGCAAAGCCGCTCGCGCTCGCCTGACCACGCATCCCGATCGCACAGCCGCTGCCTTCAAGCGCTTCATGGGCAGCGACAAGCGAATCGAACTCGGGAATCGCCACTTCAGCCCGGAAGAATTGTCGGCGCTGGTGCTCGGCTCGCTCAAACAGGACGCCGAAGCATTTCTCGGCTACCCGGTATCGGAAGCTGTAATTTCGGTGCCGGCGTATTTCAGTGACGAGCAACGCAAGCGCACCCTGTTCGCCGCCGAACTGGCCGGCCTCACCGTCACCCGCCTGATCAATGAACCGACCGCTGCCGCGATGGCCTATGGGCTGCACGAGCAAAAGTTCGAGCGCACATTGATCTTCGATCTGGGTGGCGGCACGTTCGACGTCACGGTGCTGGAATACGCACTGCCGTTGATCGAAGTGCATGCCTCCACCGGCGACAACTTCCTTGGTGGCGAGGACTTCACCGCTGCGCTGTTGCAAGCCTGCCTGAAAAACTGGCAACTGACCCCGTCAACGATCGATGCTCAAGGCATGGCCAGCCTTGGCGACGCGCTGGAGCAGCTCAAGTGCAAACTCGGCGAAGGCACTCAGTCATTGCGCTGGCAGCATGTCGACCGGTCATTTGAATGGTCGCTGGACGAAACCGCCGCCGTGAAGATCTGGGAGCCATTGCTCGCACGATTGCGCGCACCGATCGAACAGGCTCTGCGCGATGCACGCCTGAAGCCCAGGGATCTCGACAGCCTGGTGCTGGTCGGTGGCGCCACGCGGATGCCGGCGGTGCAGCAGATGGTCGCCACGCTATTTGGACGCTTGCCGTATCGGCATCTCGACCCGGACACCATCGTTGCACTCGGCGCGGCCACGCAAGCTGCGTGCAAGGCGCGTGATGGTGCGGTGGAAGAGTTGATCCTGACCGATGTCTGCCCTTACACGCTGGGTATTGCGACCATGCGCGGCAACGGTATCGACGGTGCCTTTTCGCCGATCATCGAACGTAACACCATCATCCCGACGTCACGGGTGGAGCGCTATCACACCACCCATCCCGGTCAGGCACAGATCCGCATTGCGGTCTATCAGGGCGAACGGCCGTGGGTACGCGACAACATCCTGATTGACGCTTTCGATGTCGACTTGACGCCCTGCGATCACATTCAGGAACTGGATGTGCGCTTCAGTTACGACATCAACGGGCTGCTCGAAGTCGACGTCACGCTGCTCGAAACCGGTGATCGCCACAGCCACAGTATTGACCGCAGCCCTACGGGGCTGGATGAACAGGCGCGAAGGGAAAGCCACAACCGCCTGTCCACACTGAAGGTCCATCCACGTGATGCATTACCCAACCGCACATTGCTGGCCCGCCTGGAACGCGCGTGGATGCAGAGCCTCGGCACACAACGCGAACGCATTGCCGAATGGCTGCACAGTTTCACTACGGTACTCGGCGGCCAGCAACCGTCAGAGATTGCCAGCCACCGCTCGGAGCTCAACAAGGCGCTGGATCAACTGCGCCTTTAG
- a CDS encoding Hsp20 family protein: protein MSTAFSLAPLFRSSVGFDRFNDLFETALRNEPGSTYPPYNVEKHGDDQYRIVVAAAGFQEEDLELQVEKGVLTISGGKRDANEGVTFLHQGIAQRAFKLSFRLADHIEIKAADLSNGLLSIDLLRVIPEEAKAKRIPINGAQKPVLQH from the coding sequence ATGAGTACTGCATTTTCCCTGGCACCACTGTTCCGTTCCTCGGTGGGTTTCGACCGTTTCAACGACCTGTTCGAAACCGCGCTACGCAACGAGCCAGGCAGCACCTACCCACCCTACAACGTGGAAAAACACGGTGACGATCAATACCGCATCGTCGTAGCGGCAGCCGGTTTCCAGGAAGAAGACCTGGAGCTGCAAGTCGAGAAGGGTGTGCTGACCATCAGTGGTGGCAAGCGTGATGCCAACGAAGGCGTGACCTTCCTGCATCAAGGCATTGCCCAGCGTGCTTTCAAGCTGTCCTTCCGCCTGGCCGATCACATCGAGATCAAGGCCGCCGATCTGAGCAACGGTCTGTTGAGCATCGACCTGTTGCGGGTGATCCCGGAAGAAGCGAAAGCCAAGCGCATCCCGATCAACGGAGCGCAGAAGCCGGTTCTGCAGCACTGA
- a CDS encoding DUF1266 domain-containing protein, giving the protein MDEIQQRWLCALSAPMAALNTGAGYDDPAFCDDHYIDLKDSWGIDDRRQLFDMLEWMTDDGHAKHLSGAYLAWQRCLPSQWQALLEELSPRERVLHEFASRTFGSCGPGGILSWDYGRMGFLLRCAVRNQWIDLVESNWLHSRLAIRAQFHYGSWMAYFNGFVVGRTFWSCLSTSDDELACELDRQGNSAHNLRITRGLAQNIPHFLADLPWHMEIELPPRPASLKEFDWS; this is encoded by the coding sequence ATGGACGAGATTCAACAGCGCTGGCTGTGCGCCCTTTCTGCACCAATGGCTGCGCTCAATACCGGCGCCGGGTACGACGACCCCGCGTTCTGCGATGACCACTACATCGATCTGAAAGACAGCTGGGGGATCGATGATCGGCGGCAATTGTTCGACATGCTCGAATGGATGACCGATGACGGCCATGCCAAGCATCTCAGCGGTGCCTATCTGGCTTGGCAGCGTTGTCTGCCGAGTCAATGGCAGGCGTTGCTCGAAGAATTGAGCCCCCGCGAGCGTGTCCTGCATGAATTCGCCAGCCGTACGTTCGGCAGTTGCGGCCCCGGGGGGATTTTGTCCTGGGATTACGGGCGGATGGGGTTTCTCCTGCGGTGTGCGGTACGCAATCAGTGGATCGATTTGGTCGAGAGCAACTGGCTGCACAGTCGCTTGGCCATCAGGGCGCAATTTCACTACGGCAGCTGGATGGCTTATTTCAATGGTTTTGTGGTGGGTCGGACCTTTTGGAGCTGCCTGAGCACCAGCGATGACGAGCTGGCTTGCGAGCTGGACCGACAGGGTAACAGCGCCCACAACCTGCGGATTACTCGTGGCCTTGCGCAGAACATTCCGCACTTTCTGGCTGATTTGCCTTGGCACATGGAAATTGAGCTGCCGCCACGGCCGGCATCGCTCAAGGAGTTCGACTGGTCATGA
- a CDS encoding TetR/AcrR family transcriptional regulator encodes MNDKKAQTRERILKAASAALMQRGPADPSVGEVMGAAGLTVGGFYAHFESKDAMMLEAFKQLLSRRRDLIADMDSELTGEERRALVAAFYLSRKHRDSSDAACPIPASIGELGRLPESFRIALNEHLELMIAQLASSPEDTDKALADVALMVGGLALARALGPGDLSDRLLRAAKSAVR; translated from the coding sequence ATGAACGATAAAAAAGCTCAAACCCGCGAACGCATCCTCAAGGCGGCCAGCGCCGCACTGATGCAGCGTGGCCCGGCGGATCCCAGCGTGGGCGAAGTGATGGGCGCCGCCGGCCTGACCGTCGGTGGTTTCTACGCGCACTTCGAAAGCAAGGACGCGATGATGCTCGAGGCGTTCAAGCAACTGCTCAGCCGTCGACGCGACCTGATTGCCGACATGGATTCCGAGCTGACCGGCGAAGAGCGTCGCGCCTTGGTCGCTGCGTTCTACCTGTCGCGCAAGCATCGCGATTCCAGCGATGCCGCGTGCCCGATTCCGGCTTCCATCGGCGAACTGGGGCGTCTGCCGGAATCCTTCCGCATCGCACTGAACGAGCACCTGGAACTGATGATTGCGCAGTTGGCGTCCAGCCCCGAGGACACCGACAAGGCGTTGGCTGATGTGGCGTTGATGGTGGGTGGTCTGGCGCTGGCACGTGCGCTGGGCCCGGGCGATTTATCCGATCGATTGCTGCGCGCTGCCAAGTCGGCGGTGCGTTGA
- a CDS encoding alpha/beta fold hydrolase, which translates to MNTLKWVRGVNGTLGWIAPQRVASKMRQAFMTPRTLPLRDWELPLLASAERITLRFGLSALRWGQGPAVLLMHGWEGRPTQFAALITALVEAGYTVVALDGPAHGRSPGREANVVLFARAMLEAAAELPPLQAVIGHSMGGASAMLAVQLGLRTETLVSIAAPARILGVLRGFARYVGMPPRARSAFIRQVEQDVGMRAATLDVAHYQLDMPGLIVHAEDDTFVSVKESQLIHESWFDSRLLRLESGGHQRVLADPRVVDGVLSLLAGRSLQARQSA; encoded by the coding sequence ATGAACACGTTGAAGTGGGTTCGTGGCGTTAATGGCACCTTGGGCTGGATTGCACCGCAACGAGTAGCAAGCAAAATGCGTCAGGCGTTCATGACGCCGCGCACGTTGCCACTGCGCGATTGGGAGCTGCCGCTGCTGGCGAGTGCCGAACGCATCACGCTGCGCTTCGGCCTGTCGGCGCTGCGTTGGGGGCAGGGGCCGGCGGTGCTGTTGATGCACGGTTGGGAAGGGCGGCCCACCCAGTTTGCGGCATTGATCACGGCGCTGGTTGAGGCCGGTTACACCGTCGTTGCCCTCGATGGCCCGGCCCATGGTCGCTCACCGGGGCGTGAAGCCAACGTCGTACTGTTCGCCCGCGCCATGCTCGAAGCGGCCGCCGAACTGCCACCGTTGCAAGCCGTCATCGGCCACTCCATGGGCGGCGCCAGTGCCATGCTCGCGGTGCAACTGGGCCTGCGCACCGAAACCCTGGTCAGCATCGCAGCCCCCGCACGGATCCTCGGCGTGCTGCGCGGTTTTGCCCGCTATGTCGGCATGCCACCGCGGGCCCGATCGGCGTTCATCCGCCAGGTCGAGCAGGACGTTGGCATGCGCGCCGCGACCCTTGATGTCGCGCACTATCAACTGGATATGCCGGGCCTGATCGTGCATGCCGAGGACGACACCTTTGTCTCGGTCAAGGAATCGCAATTGATCCACGAATCCTGGTTCGACAGTCGCCTGCTGCGCCTGGAAAGCGGCGGCCACCAGCGGGTGCTGGCCGACCCTCGGGTGGTTGATGGTGTGTTATCACTGTTGGCGGGGCGCAGCCTTCAAGCGCGGCAATCGGCCTGA
- a CDS encoding DUF805 domain-containing protein, with the protein MSCWIRLGIEPTTDENLIRNAYRARLPAHHPETDPEGFQALRMAYENAMRLAREEEEDESEEQSEEAEQEIVAIPQVFVNFCELLDDPARRFNFAAWQAFVQALDELSLDELDELSWGLYHRMAGAGPLSYRCANLLARRMAWDQQLLDLEFDDAHRVEAFLQRIETPDPFNTDLMSSWSESAQTESLWYARSLDFIFSQRPLHEFADFASQHTCLPLPDDAVFIKRLLVQFTQAGIGASTFLQCCVEQQLAAPDDVDWLYLLACQNSLLGRDDHALPCWIRLWSEHRHPMAESRLLELCAKRQPTFLPLLIQAFDRLQDCADWSEDLGDECQVYGSPSQRPETLNRWLDVGQLQLDSLAQSFVDWRMTGDELPLLAQLLGENADSRLLQLYRQAWALHRGDSALLQQILDAPLPVDALESLVMGGFKYQAGQHLRWLSSAPIAQAMDAFCEADAISRSLPEVLTKGETHKVCRLWLRRLRPYSAAALERMAEAFSLSAVKDDCDLSELDLLLQLSLRGIELPPVGLGQATWEWNAQTLFLLALLEQPGRWLQLIDAQCLERLAFNPAHPLARLQPLLQRLRREQGSCDGLLGWLQGDDPVHGLLVQQLFSVQQALDSARLPANTLLYTCVESDREACGDDLLGLLMFWGVLYHDPSLGAEQHRALLQSIAAVSCEDDWFEGFRDGLIKGEPVWPPRKVLTDFGVDKLLAYEALDALKSLIRYGAAGVPKTRVLRQLQQGKDDVQNSIGLRLALCALLSWSERLLLANSDIQPVPAGAIWRLGSRLGRKAFIAQVLGVVVITPVAGLISGTTASGILILLLGVLLLLGAILRRLHDMGRGIPTLLIFMALSPVLPFLPLVLFGFPGDKLPNRYGVPPDSGGSDMLSGGLQAALRRLNG; encoded by the coding sequence ATGAGTTGCTGGATCCGACTGGGCATCGAGCCTACTACTGACGAAAACCTGATTCGCAATGCCTACCGCGCACGCCTGCCGGCGCATCATCCAGAGACCGATCCGGAGGGCTTTCAGGCGTTGCGCATGGCTTACGAAAACGCGATGCGTCTGGCGCGTGAGGAAGAGGAGGACGAGTCCGAAGAACAGTCCGAAGAGGCAGAGCAGGAGATCGTCGCGATCCCTCAGGTGTTCGTGAATTTCTGCGAGCTGCTTGATGATCCCGCGCGGCGGTTCAATTTCGCGGCATGGCAGGCATTTGTTCAGGCACTGGATGAATTGTCACTGGATGAGCTGGATGAGCTCAGTTGGGGGCTCTACCACCGGATGGCGGGTGCCGGTCCGTTGTCCTACCGTTGCGCGAACCTGTTGGCCAGGCGAATGGCCTGGGATCAACAGTTGCTCGATCTGGAGTTCGATGATGCACACCGGGTGGAAGCCTTTCTGCAGCGAATCGAAACGCCCGACCCATTCAACACGGATCTGATGAGCTCCTGGTCAGAGTCTGCGCAGACTGAATCGCTGTGGTACGCCCGTAGTCTCGACTTCATCTTCTCTCAGCGCCCCCTCCATGAGTTCGCCGACTTCGCCAGTCAGCACACGTGCCTGCCGTTGCCGGATGATGCTGTGTTCATCAAGCGCTTGCTGGTGCAGTTCACTCAAGCGGGAATCGGTGCGTCGACATTTTTGCAGTGCTGTGTCGAGCAGCAACTTGCAGCTCCGGATGATGTGGACTGGCTGTACTTGCTGGCGTGTCAGAACAGCTTGTTGGGCCGGGACGATCATGCATTGCCTTGCTGGATCCGGCTGTGGAGCGAACATCGTCATCCGATGGCTGAAAGCCGTCTGCTGGAGCTGTGTGCCAAGCGACAGCCGACCTTTCTACCGCTGCTGATTCAGGCATTCGATCGTCTGCAGGACTGCGCTGACTGGTCAGAGGATCTCGGGGATGAGTGCCAGGTCTATGGCAGTCCGTCACAGCGCCCGGAGACGCTGAATCGTTGGCTGGATGTCGGGCAGTTGCAGCTTGATAGTCTGGCGCAGAGCTTTGTCGACTGGCGCATGACGGGCGATGAACTCCCATTGTTAGCACAGCTGTTGGGCGAAAATGCCGACAGCCGATTGCTGCAGCTGTACCGCCAGGCCTGGGCGTTGCATCGGGGGGATTCGGCGTTGCTGCAGCAGATTCTGGATGCGCCGCTGCCGGTCGATGCGCTCGAAAGCCTGGTGATGGGCGGTTTCAAATATCAGGCCGGGCAGCATCTGCGCTGGTTGAGCAGTGCCCCGATTGCGCAGGCGATGGACGCTTTCTGCGAGGCGGACGCGATTTCGCGCAGCTTGCCCGAGGTGCTGACAAAAGGCGAAACGCACAAGGTCTGTCGTTTGTGGCTGCGACGCTTGCGGCCCTACAGCGCCGCGGCGCTGGAGCGAATGGCCGAAGCGTTCAGCCTGAGCGCCGTCAAAGACGACTGCGACTTGTCCGAACTCGATCTGCTGCTGCAGTTGAGCCTTCGCGGTATTGAATTGCCGCCGGTTGGCTTGGGGCAGGCTACATGGGAATGGAATGCCCAGACCCTGTTTTTACTGGCGTTGCTGGAGCAGCCCGGGCGTTGGCTGCAGTTGATTGATGCACAGTGCCTGGAGCGCCTGGCATTCAATCCTGCTCATCCTTTGGCTCGGTTGCAGCCACTGTTGCAGCGCTTGCGGCGTGAGCAAGGCAGTTGCGACGGTTTACTGGGATGGCTGCAAGGCGATGATCCGGTTCATGGTTTGTTGGTGCAGCAATTGTTCAGCGTGCAACAGGCTCTCGACAGCGCCAGACTGCCTGCCAATACCTTGCTTTACACCTGCGTCGAAAGCGACCGGGAAGCCTGCGGTGACGATCTGCTGGGTTTGTTGATGTTCTGGGGCGTGCTCTATCACGACCCGAGCCTGGGCGCCGAACAGCATCGTGCCTTGTTGCAGTCGATCGCGGCGGTCAGTTGTGAGGACGACTGGTTCGAAGGTTTTCGCGACGGCTTGATCAAGGGCGAGCCGGTGTGGCCGCCGCGCAAGGTGTTGACGGATTTTGGTGTCGACAAACTGCTGGCGTATGAGGCACTGGACGCACTCAAGTCCCTGATTCGTTATGGCGCTGCCGGTGTGCCGAAAACGCGCGTACTGCGCCAATTGCAGCAGGGCAAGGATGACGTGCAGAACAGTATCGGGTTACGGCTGGCATTGTGTGCCTTGCTGTCCTGGTCGGAACGGTTACTGCTGGCCAACAGTGATATTCAGCCGGTACCGGCGGGTGCGATCTGGCGCCTGGGGTCTCGGCTGGGGCGCAAGGCTTTTATCGCTCAGGTTCTGGGGGTTGTGGTGATTACACCGGTGGCAGGTCTGATCAGTGGCACCACGGCCTCTGGCATTCTCATCCTGTTACTCGGTGTCCTGCTGCTGCTCGGCGCCATTCTGCGCCGGTTGCACGACATGGGCCGGGGCATACCAACGTTGCTGATATTCATGGCGCTGTCACCGGTCCTGCCATTTTTGCCATTGGTGCTGTTCGGTTTTCCGGGAGATAAATTACCCAACCGCTACGGCGTGCCGCCGGACAGCGGTGGTAGCGACATGCTGTCCGGCGGCCTGCAGGCTGCTTTGCGTCGGCTCAACGGCTAA
- the gltX gene encoding glutamate--tRNA ligase, which yields MTTVRTRIAPSPTGDPHVGTAYIALFNYCFAKQHGGEFILRIEDTDQLRSTRESEQQIFDALRWLGIDWSEGPDVGGPHGPYRQSERGDIYQKYCQQLVDMGHAFPCFCTAEELDQMRAEQMARGETPRYDGRALLLSKEEVAARLAAGEPHVIRMKVPTEGVCVVPDMLRGDVEIPWDRMDMQVLMKTDGLPTYFLANVVDDHLMGITHVLRGEEWLPSAPKLILLYEYFGWEQPELCYMPLLRNPDKSKLSKRKNPTSVTFYERMGFMPEAMLNYLGRMGWSMPDEREKFSLQEMVDNFDLKRVSLGGPIFDIEKLSWLNGQWLRDLPVEEFAARVQKWAFNSEYMMKIAPLVQGRVETFSQVAPLGGFFFAGGVNPDAKLFESKKLSGDQVRQLMQLILWKLESLRQWEKDSITATIQAVVESLELKLRDAMPLMFAAITGQASSVSVLDAMEILGPDLTRFRLRQAIDLLGGVSKKENKEWEKLLGAIA from the coding sequence ATGACCACCGTCCGCACTCGCATCGCGCCATCGCCTACCGGGGACCCCCACGTAGGTACCGCTTACATCGCATTGTTCAACTACTGCTTTGCCAAGCAGCATGGCGGTGAGTTCATCCTGCGCATCGAAGACACCGACCAGTTGCGTTCGACCCGCGAGTCCGAACAGCAGATCTTCGACGCCCTGCGCTGGCTGGGGATCGACTGGAGCGAAGGCCCGGACGTTGGCGGCCCGCACGGCCCGTACCGGCAGAGCGAGCGTGGCGATATCTATCAGAAGTATTGCCAGCAACTGGTCGACATGGGCCACGCGTTCCCGTGCTTCTGCACCGCTGAAGAGCTGGACCAGATGCGCGCCGAACAAATGGCGCGCGGCGAGACCCCGCGCTACGACGGCCGCGCGCTGCTGCTGTCGAAGGAAGAAGTCGCCGCCCGTCTGGCCGCCGGCGAACCGCACGTGATCCGCATGAAAGTGCCGACCGAAGGCGTCTGCGTGGTGCCGGACATGCTGCGTGGCGATGTCGAGATCCCGTGGGATCGCATGGACATGCAAGTGCTGATGAAGACCGACGGCTTGCCGACGTACTTCCTCGCCAACGTGGTCGACGACCACCTGATGGGCATCACCCACGTGCTGCGCGGCGAAGAATGGCTGCCATCGGCGCCGAAACTGATTCTGCTGTACGAATACTTCGGCTGGGAGCAGCCGGAGCTGTGCTACATGCCGCTGCTGCGTAACCCGGACAAGAGCAAGCTGTCCAAGCGCAAGAACCCGACCTCGGTGACGTTCTACGAGCGCATGGGCTTCATGCCGGAGGCGATGCTCAACTACCTCGGTCGCATGGGCTGGTCGATGCCGGACGAGCGCGAGAAGTTCTCGCTGCAGGAAATGGTCGACAACTTCGACCTAAAGCGCGTGTCCCTCGGCGGGCCGATCTTCGACATCGAGAAACTGTCGTGGCTCAACGGCCAGTGGCTGCGTGACCTGCCGGTGGAAGAGTTCGCCGCACGCGTGCAGAAGTGGGCGTTCAATTCCGAGTACATGATGAAGATCGCACCGCTGGTGCAGGGGCGCGTGGAAACCTTCAGCCAGGTTGCACCGCTGGGCGGCTTCTTCTTTGCCGGTGGCGTGAACCCGGATGCCAAGCTGTTCGAATCGAAAAAGCTTTCCGGTGATCAGGTGCGTCAGCTGATGCAGTTGATCCTGTGGAAGCTGGAAAGCCTGCGTCAGTGGGAGAAGGACAGCATCACCGCGACGATTCAGGCGGTGGTCGAATCCCTCGAGCTGAAGCTGCGCGATGCGATGCCGCTGATGTTTGCCGCGATTACCGGGCAGGCGAGTTCGGTATCGGTGCTCGATGCGATGGAAATCCTCGGCCCGGATCTGACCCGTTTCCGTCTGCGCCAGGCGATTGACTTGCTGGGTGGCGTGTCGAAGAAAGAAAACAAAGAGTGGGAAAAGCTGCTGGGCGCGATTGCTTAA